One Tumebacillus amylolyticus DNA segment encodes these proteins:
- a CDS encoding DUF3388 domain-containing protein, with product MEQWYLEYHIHKDRPGLLGDIASLLGMLSINILTVSGVDEFNRGFLLTTNDRQKISALRSMLRKVENITVTALRQPTLLDRLALRHGVFIQRESSENTKTYKFTRDQLGILVDFLGELLKKEGNQVIGIRGMPRVGKTESIVAASVYANKRWSFVSSTLLRQTIRTRLDEDEMFADNMVFLLDGIVSTHRANDQHRSLVREIMRLEAPKVIEHPDIFVRETEFGWEHFDRIIELRNTPDEEISYQMIQTGFSSFDIS from the coding sequence TTGGAACAATGGTATCTGGAATATCACATTCACAAAGACCGTCCAGGTCTGCTCGGTGACATCGCATCGTTGCTCGGGATGCTCTCGATCAACATCCTCACCGTCAGCGGGGTCGATGAATTCAACCGCGGCTTCCTCTTGACAACAAACGACCGGCAGAAGATCTCCGCGTTGCGTTCTATGCTTCGCAAAGTCGAGAACATTACGGTGACGGCGTTGCGCCAACCGACGTTGTTGGACCGATTGGCCCTGCGTCATGGTGTGTTCATCCAACGCGAATCATCGGAGAATACCAAGACGTATAAATTTACGAGGGATCAACTTGGAATTCTTGTCGATTTTTTGGGGGAATTACTAAAAAAGGAAGGCAATCAGGTTATCGGAATCCGAGGGATGCCGCGCGTGGGGAAAACGGAGTCGATTGTCGCCGCGTCTGTCTACGCGAACAAGCGGTGGTCATTCGTTTCGTCGACCCTGTTGCGCCAGACGATCCGTACACGTCTGGACGAAGACGAGATGTTTGCTGACAACATGGTCTTCCTGTTGGATGGCATCGTGTCCACGCATCGGGCCAACGATCAGCATCGCTCTCTCGTCCGGGAGATCATGCGCTTGGAAGCGCCGAAGGTGATCGAACACCCGGATATCTTCGTCCGTGAGACGGAGTTTGGCTGGGAGCACTTCGACCGCATCATCGAATTGCGCAATACCCCCGACGAGGAGATCTCGTACCAGATGATTCAAACCGGATTCTCATCCTTCGATATCAGTTAA